One segment of Novipirellula artificiosorum DNA contains the following:
- a CDS encoding ABC transporter ATP-binding protein — protein sequence MSLAIQFENISKQYRLGEIGTGTLSHDLHRAWARLRGKPDPFAQVGSEDATGPKQTAGPKQTDQYVWALRDVNLDVAQGEILGIIGHNGAGKSTLLKMLSRITSPTTGTIKARGRIASLLEVGTGFHPELTGRENVFVNGAILGMSRREIARQLDQIVDFSGCEKYLDTPVKRYSSGMMVRLGFAVAAHLPCDTLIVDEVLAVGDASFQARCLKKMNELSNESSRTILFVSHNLNAVQSLCTSAVQLDAGAIVCHGATDQTITHYLSSIQRRPDRIPRKTPDTDAYIAEVRLQSDETNRPDCIGFESPVRFQLRTVLRRPLQHTHLFFEIHSPRGLVFLSFDTDESPNLLDLRPAGETIYCVEIPARVLKPGHYSVTAGLGVPQGERLDTLPDACSFEISLTEGNESLLSYAAHRPGLVAIPIRWMID from the coding sequence ATGTCGCTTGCCATTCAATTTGAGAACATCTCGAAGCAGTACCGGCTCGGTGAGATTGGGACCGGAACACTTTCGCACGATTTGCACCGAGCCTGGGCTCGCCTGCGTGGGAAGCCCGATCCGTTTGCTCAGGTCGGGAGCGAAGATGCGACTGGGCCGAAGCAAACAGCTGGGCCGAAGCAAACGGACCAGTATGTTTGGGCGCTTCGTGACGTCAACCTTGACGTGGCTCAAGGCGAGATTCTTGGAATTATCGGCCACAACGGTGCGGGCAAGAGCACGTTGTTAAAAATGCTTTCTCGGATCACCTCTCCCACGACCGGCACCATCAAAGCGAGGGGGCGGATCGCGAGTTTGTTGGAGGTGGGGACGGGATTTCATCCCGAACTGACCGGCCGCGAGAACGTTTTTGTCAATGGCGCGATTCTCGGGATGAGTCGTCGGGAAATTGCCAGGCAACTTGACCAGATCGTTGATTTCAGTGGCTGTGAGAAGTATCTCGACACACCCGTAAAACGCTACAGCAGCGGGATGATGGTACGGCTTGGTTTTGCGGTCGCCGCCCATCTGCCCTGTGATACGCTGATTGTCGATGAGGTTTTGGCGGTTGGGGATGCGAGTTTTCAGGCTCGTTGCTTGAAGAAGATGAACGAGTTGTCCAATGAATCGTCTCGCACGATTCTGTTCGTCAGCCACAACCTCAACGCGGTTCAATCGCTTTGTACCTCGGCAGTGCAACTCGATGCGGGGGCGATTGTTTGCCATGGCGCGACCGATCAAACCATCACCCACTACCTTTCGAGCATTCAGCGACGGCCGGATCGCATCCCGCGAAAAACGCCCGACACGGATGCGTACATTGCCGAGGTTCGACTACAGAGTGACGAGACAAACCGGCCGGATTGCATTGGGTTTGAGTCGCCGGTGCGATTCCAGCTTCGCACGGTCTTACGGCGTCCGCTTCAGCACACGCATCTTTTCTTCGAAATCCACTCGCCACGCGGGTTGGTGTTTTTGTCGTTTGATACGGACGAATCCCCCAACCTGCTCGATCTGCGACCCGCCGGCGAGACAATCTATTGCGTCGAGATCCCTGCGAGAGTCTTGAAGCCGGGCCACTATTCGGTGACTGCGGGGTTGGGCGTGCCACAGGGCGAACGGCTTGATACGCTACCGGATGCCTGTTCGTTCGAAATCTCTTTGACCGAGGGCAACGAATCACTGCTGAGCTACGCGGCGCACCGCCCGGGGCTGGTCGCCATTCCCATTCGATGGATGATAGACTGA
- a CDS encoding cupin domain-containing protein — protein MSIEQIKHLDQTIAIIIRSDFRSEGIEFFTPSMFSQQLGYMNRPTGHKIDPHVHNPVEREVLWTQEVLLIRSGKVRVDFYTDGRHYLESRILLAGDVILLAAGGHGFEMLEPSEMIEVKQGPYSGDQDKTRFDPVSEEKIKLPPTDSESS, from the coding sequence ATGAGTATTGAGCAGATCAAGCATTTGGATCAAACGATCGCGATCATCATCCGATCCGATTTTCGCTCCGAGGGAATTGAGTTCTTCACGCCCAGCATGTTTTCCCAACAACTTGGCTACATGAACCGGCCGACGGGGCATAAGATTGACCCGCATGTTCACAATCCGGTCGAGCGAGAAGTGCTTTGGACCCAAGAGGTCTTGCTGATCCGATCGGGCAAGGTTCGCGTTGATTTCTATACCGATGGGCGACACTACCTGGAAAGCCGCATCCTGTTGGCTGGCGATGTGATCCTGCTGGCCGCTGGCGGTCATGGTTTCGAGATGCTTGAGCCGAGCGAGATGATCGAAGTCAAACAAGGGCCCTATTCAGGTGACCAAGACAAGACACGCTTCGATCCGGTTTCGGAGGAGAAAATTAAGTTGCCGCCAACCGATAGCGAATCATCGTGA
- a CDS encoding acylneuraminate cytidylyltransferase family protein: MNNTFEFVALLPIKAHSERVSGKNFRDFAGKPLFQWILDSLLSVDRIDQVVINTDAREMLLEHGLVESSRVLLRDRKPEICGDFVSMNRVLADDIENIRARTYLMTHATNPLLSAATINAALDAYEQGVAAGTADSLFTVNPFQARFYRADGSAINHDPNNLIRTQDLEPWYEENSNLYLFSQPSFAKTNARIGAKPMLFETPKLESFDIDDSEGWDLAETVAKGQWRSENS, from the coding sequence ATGAACAACACATTTGAATTTGTGGCACTGCTGCCCATCAAGGCGCATAGCGAACGGGTCAGCGGGAAGAATTTCAGGGACTTTGCTGGAAAACCGCTGTTTCAATGGATTTTGGATTCGTTGCTGTCTGTCGATCGAATCGATCAGGTCGTGATCAATACCGACGCCCGTGAAATGCTCCTCGAGCATGGTTTGGTGGAATCCTCGCGAGTGTTGCTTCGAGATCGCAAGCCAGAAATCTGTGGCGATTTCGTCAGCATGAACCGTGTTTTAGCCGACGACATCGAAAACATACGCGCGCGGACCTATCTGATGACGCACGCCACGAACCCACTGCTGAGTGCTGCGACGATCAATGCGGCGCTGGATGCTTACGAACAAGGGGTCGCAGCCGGAACCGCCGACAGTTTGTTCACGGTCAATCCGTTTCAAGCGAGGTTTTATCGAGCCGATGGCTCGGCGATCAATCACGACCCGAATAACCTGATTCGCACACAAGACCTTGAACCCTGGTACGAGGAAAACTCGAACCTCTATCTTTTTTCCCAACCGAGCTTCGCGAAGACCAACGCGCGTATCGGTGCAAAGCCGATGCTCTTTGAAACGCCAAAATTGGAGTCCTTTGACATTGACGATTCCGAGGGTTGGGATTTGGCCGAAACGGTTGCCAAGGGGCAATGGCGGAGCGAGAACTCGTGA
- a CDS encoding class I SAM-dependent DNA methyltransferase: protein MSDTFAAYSRYYDLLYKDKDYTAEAAYIRTLFDRFAWGAQDSLELGCGTGKHACLLAEQGISVTGIDRSAEMIKAAISRAATVTSVASGKLQFLQGDARTVELTQRFETVMSLFHVVSYQTANDDVTAVFRTASNHLKPNGIFVFDVWYGPAVLSVLPSVRVKRMEDDAVRVLRIAEPTIDVNRNRVEVCYTVMVTRKADGRTETFTETHPMRYFFAPELALFADAAGMELVHSEQWIDGATASSDTWGVTFVARKRLTP, encoded by the coding sequence GTGAGCGATACGTTTGCTGCTTATAGTCGCTACTACGACCTGTTGTACAAGGACAAGGATTACACTGCCGAAGCGGCCTACATCCGCACGTTGTTCGATCGCTTCGCCTGGGGGGCTCAGGATAGTTTGGAACTTGGTTGCGGAACAGGCAAACACGCTTGTCTGCTTGCCGAACAGGGCATCAGTGTTACCGGGATCGACCGCAGCGCTGAAATGATCAAAGCCGCCATATCACGCGCGGCAACGGTCACCTCCGTGGCAAGCGGAAAGTTGCAATTCCTGCAAGGCGACGCCAGAACGGTTGAACTGACGCAGCGATTCGAAACCGTTATGTCGTTGTTTCATGTTGTCAGCTACCAAACGGCGAACGACGATGTCACGGCGGTCTTTCGTACGGCATCGAATCATTTGAAACCGAATGGAATCTTTGTCTTCGATGTCTGGTACGGCCCGGCAGTGTTGAGCGTTTTGCCGAGCGTCCGGGTCAAACGTATGGAGGACGATGCGGTCAGGGTGCTCCGAATCGCGGAACCGACGATTGACGTCAATCGAAATCGGGTGGAGGTTTGCTACACGGTCATGGTGACCCGCAAAGCCGATGGCCGAACGGAAACATTCACGGAAACTCACCCAATGCGATACTTCTTCGCACCCGAATTGGCATTGTTCGCGGATGCGGCAGGGATGGAGCTCGTCCACAGCGAACAGTGGATCGACGGTGCGACGGCATCCTCCGACACCTGGGGCGTCACCTTCGTGGCGAGGAAAAGGTTAACACCATGA
- a CDS encoding phosphoglycerate dehydrogenase — protein sequence MDRTDSQHVAQVLVTCPPMQRAIARYQAILEKNRIEATCPEMVQELSESELIAMLKDYDGWIIGDDPATERVFRAGTNGRLRAAVKWGVGVDNVDFDGAKACGLHVQNTPGMFGDEVADVAMGYVIALARHTFEINHGVHQGQWPKPTGLSLRGTTAAVLGLGDIGQATVRRLLVSGVKPLVYDPNAQTPVDLQNQVERLEWPRRIGEADFLIVCCAMNAANRGLINADLLRQCKRGVRIVNVSRGPLIDESALCDALASGQVQSAALEVFEREPLPSDSPLRQFQHCLFGSHNASNTAEAVDRTTHKAVALLVEQLKQPSR from the coding sequence ATGGATCGTACCGACAGCCAACATGTCGCACAGGTGCTTGTGACCTGCCCCCCGATGCAACGCGCGATCGCTCGCTACCAAGCGATTCTGGAAAAAAATCGAATCGAGGCGACTTGCCCCGAAATGGTTCAGGAGCTGAGCGAATCCGAACTGATCGCGATGTTGAAGGACTACGATGGTTGGATCATCGGTGACGATCCTGCGACCGAACGTGTGTTTCGGGCAGGTACCAATGGCCGGCTGCGGGCGGCGGTGAAATGGGGCGTCGGGGTTGACAACGTTGACTTCGACGGAGCGAAGGCGTGTGGACTGCATGTCCAAAACACGCCAGGCATGTTTGGCGATGAAGTGGCCGACGTGGCAATGGGTTACGTGATTGCTTTAGCTCGTCACACGTTCGAAATCAACCATGGAGTCCATCAAGGACAATGGCCGAAGCCGACCGGGCTCAGTTTGCGTGGTACCACCGCGGCAGTGCTGGGATTGGGTGACATTGGACAAGCAACCGTGCGGCGGTTGCTGGTCAGTGGCGTCAAGCCGTTGGTTTACGACCCCAACGCCCAGACACCTGTGGATCTGCAAAATCAAGTCGAAAGGTTGGAGTGGCCTCGCCGAATCGGGGAGGCCGATTTCTTGATCGTTTGTTGTGCGATGAACGCTGCAAACCGCGGACTCATCAATGCGGATCTGTTGAGGCAATGCAAGCGAGGCGTTCGGATCGTGAATGTTTCGCGAGGTCCCTTGATCGATGAATCGGCATTGTGCGATGCACTGGCGAGCGGCCAAGTGCAGTCAGCCGCCTTGGAGGTGTTCGAGCGAGAACCGTTGCCGTCGGATAGCCCGCTGAGGCAGTTTCAGCATTGCTTGTTTGGCTCCCATAATGCATCCAACACCGCGGAAGCGGTCGATCGGACGACTCACAAAGCGGTCGCGTTGCTGGTGGAACAATTGAAGCAGCCGTCTCGATAA